The Micromonospora violae DNA segment CCGACCGCTGGCCGGCACCCGCAACCCGGGGTGCCGGCCAGCGGCGTACCCGGGTCAGCTCTTGTGGTTGTGGGTGCGCCAGATGTCGATCAGCGCGGCGACCAACGCGAGCGCGATGATGCCGCTGGCCAGCATGAGGGACTGTTCGAAGGCGGAGGTCCAGTCGCCGTGGCTGTCGGCCAGGGTGGAGAAGAACAGCGAGCCGACGGCGGCGATGCCGGCGGCGGCGCCGATTCGTTGGCCGGTCTGGAGCATGCCCGCGCCGCTGCCGGCCTGCCCTACCGGCACCTCGGAGAGGGTGATCGTCTGGTTGGGGGCGATCACCAGCCCGCTCCCGATGCCGGCGACGAGCAGGGGGCCGGCGGTGACCCAGGGTGCTGGGGCGTGCGGGGCGAGGTGCAGCGCGATCACCGTCGCGGCGAGTCCGACGACCACGGTGAGCAGACCGATGGCGACCAGTGGTCGGCCGAAGCGGTTGACGATGCGACCACCGAGCACGGCGGCGGCCGCCGAACCGAGGGCGAAGGGGGTGATGGCCAGGCCGGCGATGAGGGCGCTGTAGCCGAGGCCCATCTGGAGGAACAGGGTGAAGATGAAGAAGATCGCGGTGAAGCCGCCGAAGTAGACGAGCGCCAGGATCGAGCCCAGGGTGTACGACTGGAGGTTGAACAGTCGTAGGTCGAACAGGGGTTGGTGGTGGCGTGCGTACCGTCGCTCCCAGAGCCCGAAGGCGACCAGCACCGCCAGGCCGGTCGGGATGAGCGCCCACTTCCAGGGGGTTCGCCATTGCTGTTCCTGCACGAGTGGCAGCAGGACCAGGACCACGCCGACGCCGAGCAGGAGGACGCCGACGGGGTCGAGTCGTCGCCACCCGGGCTGACCGGTGGGTCTGCCGGGCAGCAACCGCCAGCCGAGGATCACCGCGAGGACACCGACCGGCACGTTGACGAAGAAGACCCAGCGCCAGCCGTGCTCCTCGCCGCCGATGGCGATGAGCAGTCCGCCGAGCAGTGGTCCGACGGCGGTGGAGATGCCGATGGTGGCGCCGAGCAGCCCGAATGGGCGGGCGCGTTCGGGCCCGTGGAAGAGTTGTTGGATCAGCCCGATGACCTGTGGGTTGACGACGCCGGCGGCGGCGCCCTGGAGCAGTCGGGCGATGACCAGCCACGTCGGCGAGGTGGCGAGGCCGGCGAGCGCGCTGGTGATGGTGAACAGCGCGATGCCGAAGACGAACGCGTTGCGCCGTCCGCGGGCGTCGCCGAAGCGGCCGGCGGGCACCAGCGCCAGGCCGAAGGTGAGGGCGTACCCGGAGAGGATCCACTGTAGGTCACTGGATGAGGCGTGCAGCGCCCGGTCGATGGATGGCACGGCGACGTTGACGATGCTCACGTCGAGCAGCGTCATGAACGCGGCGACGAGTCCGACGCCGACCGCCTGCCAGCGTCGGCGGTTCTCGGCTGCGCTTACCGGCTGCGGCGTGGACGCCGCGCTCATCGTGCCCCCCGTCGACCGTCGATCACCCATTGTTGACCGCTACCCGGGTCGTCGGGGGGCGAACCGTGCCGGTGGGTCCCGCGGGTCACGCCATTTGGCGGGCGCAGAACCGGGGACCGAAGTCGAGGCCGGCCATCGGGGAGTCCTCGCGGTGCAGCAGGCCCTTCTCGGTGAGCAGGTGCAGGGGGCTGCCCACCTGCTCCTCGGTCAGCCCGGACTCCTCGGCGATCAGGTCCGGGTAGGGCACCTGCCCGCGCGCCTCAAGGGTGGTGACCGCCTGGTACACCCGTTGCTCGGCCTCCGACAGTTGCACCTGCTGCATGATTCCTCCTCTGCCCGTCCGCCATCGTGGTGGCGGTTGCCGTGCGCCGGTTACCCCCTCGGTGACCGAAGATGCGCACCCGATCGGGCGGTCGCGGCGGTAGGCGGGTCGGGTGGTCGTCCGGGGGCGTGCCCTAGGCTGCTTCCGTGATCGTTTGGGATCTCGTCGTCGTCGGCGCTGGCCCTGCCGGGCTGTCCGCGGCACACGCCGCTGCCCGTGCGGGCGTCTCCACCCTTGTTGTCGAGCGGGCCGCGCATCCGCGGTACAAGACCTGCGGCGGTGGCCTGATCGGCACCTCGCTGGCGGCCGTGCGGGATCGGATCGAGGTGCCCGCCCACGACCGGGTGGACCGGGTGACGTTCACCCGCGATGGCCGTCGGGAGTTCACCCGCCGCCACGGCACTCCGGTGGTGACGATGGTGCGTCGTGAGGAGTTCGACGACCGGCTGCGCGCGGCGGCGGTGGCCGCCGGCGCGCAGGTGCGGGAGCGGGTCGCGGTCCGCGGGATCGAGCAGGACCCCGAGGGGGTACGCGTACGACTGGCCGACGGTACGACGATCGCGGCCCGTGCCGTGATCGGGGCGGACGGCTCGTCGGGGGTGACCGCCCGGCACGTCGGGGTGCGGTACCGGCAGGTGGATCTGGGTCTGGAGGTGGAGATTCCGGTGCCGCCGGCCGAGCAGGAGCGGTGGCGGGGTCGGCTGCTGCTGGACTGGGGGGCCATGCCGGGGTCGTACGCCTGGGTTTTTCCCAAGGGTGACCGGCTGACGGTCGGGGTGATCGCCGCTCGCGGCGCGGGGGAGGGGACCCGCGACTATCTGCGGCGGTTCGTCGACCGGTTGGGGTTGACCGGGTTGCCGGCGGAGCACGACTCCGGTCACCTGACCCGTTGCCGCGCGGAGGATTCGCCGTTGCGCAACGGCCGGGTGCTGGTTGTGGGGGACGCCGCGGGGCTGCTGGAGCCGTGGAGTCGGGAGGGCATCAGCTTCGCGTTGCGCTCCGGCGAGCTGGCTGGCGCGGCGGTCGCCGATGGTGATCTGACCGGGTACGAGCGGGCGGTGGCCGAGCGTCTGGTGCCGGAGATGCGGGCGGGGTTCCGGCTGCTCGACGTGTTCACCCGCCGCCCGGAGGTGTTCCACGCCCTGTTGGCGACCCCGCCGGGCTGGCGGATGTTCGTTCAGTTCTGCCAGGGGCGGGCGAGCTTTGACGAGATGCTGCGCCGCCGACCCATCCGGGCGGCCCTCGCGGTGCTCGACCGGTTGTCCCAACCGTCGCGCCAGGCCACCACCGCTCACCCAGGATCCTAGGACGCCTTACAGGGTGTGTGCACGGCTACTGGTGCCCAGCCCCTGCGCCGACGGACAATCGCAGGGGAGTAGGAGGAGGCGCTGATGGCCGAGCAGCCGTTCACCGACGACGAGTACGCGTTCCTGCGCCACGTACGGTTCGGGGAGTTGCCGCCCGCCGTCCGCCCCGAGCAGCGGGTCGAGCTGACCGAAACCGAGTCACGAAGCGATCGGCCCGAGGTGTGGGACGACCCGGTCCACTGGGACCTGCGCCACGCCGGCTGACAACGCACAACGGGCCGCGGGTGTCGCCACCCACGGCCCGTTGACGGTGCCCTGCGGTCAGAAGACCGGCACGCCCTCGCGTACCAGTCGCCAGTTGGGCTGGAAGAAGTCGGCCGGGTCGATGGCGCCCCGGGCCTGCGCCCAGTCGATGAGCAGCTGACGGATCTCCTGCTGCGCGTTGTAGACCTGCGTCTTCACGATGCCCGGGAAGTTGCCGCCGCCGCTGCGCCGGTAGTTGTTCACCGCCACCACGAACTGCGCGTTGTCCGCCACCGCAGTGTCGGTGCCGGCCAGCACCAGGCGGGTGATCCGCTGCCCGACCGGCTTGGCGATGTCGATGTCGTAGTCCACGCCGGAGAAGACGTCATAGTTGTAGTCCGGCACGGCCGGGTCACTGATCTGCTCCGGGTCGACCGGGGCGCCCGGCGCGAGGGTACGGAAGAACTTCGCCGAGTACTCCAGGTACGCGCGCACCTCGGCGCCGCTGAGCACGACCGCCTCGAGGGTGTTGTCGTACACGTACAGGCCAGCCACGTCGCGGATCTTGACGTCGCCGGCCGGGAAGACGGCGGTACGACTGAACGGCGCCGCGATCGACAGCACGGGCAGGTCCGCGTACGCGGTGCCGGCCAGCGCCGCCCCGACCACCTCGGTCTGCACGTGGTTGATGAAGTCCAGGATCGGCGTGTCCTTGTACCGCGACTCCGCCGCCGACAACTCCACACTGGACGCCGCGACGACCTGGTTGACGTACGCCACGGTCTTCTGGTGCTGGGCGCGCACGGCGGCGAGCACCTTCGGGTCCTCGACCACCGTGTTGGTGTTCAGCATGGTGGCGGACTTCTTGGTGATCGTCCACCGGCCCCGCTCACGGGTGAGGGTGAAGTCCATCCGGGTGAGCCGCTGGCCCCACTTCGACGGTTCGGAGAGCAGCACCTGCGTGCCGGTGCGCTCGTTGGTGACGAACCGCTCGACCACCTCGTTGTGCGCGTGACCGAAGAGGATCGCGTCGATCCCCGGCACCTGCTGGGCGATCAACGCCACCGGGTTCTCGTTCGGCAGTTCGGGGCCGTAGCTGGAGGTGCCGCTGTCACCGCCGTGCGCGGAGATCAGCACGAGGTCCGCGCCGCGGGCCCGCATGATCGGCACCCACTTCGCGGCGGTCGCGATCATGTCGTCGAAGCGCAGCTTGCCCTCGACGTTGCCCTTGTCCCAGATGGCCACGCCGGGGTTGGTCAGCCCCAGGATGCCGACCCGCAGGGTCGGCGCGGCGAAACCGAGGGACACCTTCTTGATGACGTACGGCAGGAAGGCCGGCTTGCCGGTCTTCGCGTTGACGGCGTTCGCGGCGAGCGCCGGGAAGCCGAGCTGGCGGGTCCACAGGTCCAGCAACGGCAGACCGTAGTTGAACTCGTGGTTGCCCAGCGTCACCGCGTCGTAGTCGATGATGTTCATCGCCCGCGCCATCGGGTGCTTCTCCCCGGTGGCGGTGATCGGCTCCTGCTTGGCGTAGTAGGTGGCGAGCGGCGTGCCCTGGATCGTGTCGCCGGCGTCGAGCACCAGCGTCGCCTTGCCGCGCCGCTCCCGACGGATCTGGTTGATCAGGGTCGCCAGCTTCGCGACGCCGACGTCGTTCTGCTTGCTGTCGTCGTACTCGGCGTCGCGGTAGTAATCCCAGTTGTAGACGTTGCCGTGGGTGTCCGACGTGCCCAGGAGGGTGAGGTCCCAGGTGCGCGGCTGGGGCTTGCCGGCCGCCTGGGCGGGCGCGGCGGCGATCAGCGGAGTGGTCGCCGCGGCCGCCGCGGCGACGAGCAACTGGCGGCGCGACGGGCCGGTGGGAGAGGTCATGACGTGCCTTTCCATGGGGTGGACGCGCCTCGTGAGCGCCTCGCGCACCATAACCAGCAGCTGACCCTCCCGCCACGTCGGCCCCGACCGGTGCAGCGGTTTCCGCAGGCCGACGCAGGGTACGGCGGTCAGGGACGAGATTTCGCGGAAGCGCCCCCGCTTTCCGCGCGGCCCGAGGAGACATCGGTGAGCGAGGACCAGCACACCCAGCAGGACCCGACCAGCCAGTACGGCGGGCAGTCCGGTCAGCCCGGACAGCAGCAGTCAGCGCCTGGCTCGACCGGGGAGATGACCCCGAGACCGGACCACGGGGAGGAGTCGTACCGGGGCAGCGGCAAACTCGACGGCAAGCGGGCGCTGATCACCGGCGGTGACTCCGGGATCGGCCGGGCGGTCGCGATCGCCTTCGCCCGGGAGGGCGCGGACGTGCTCATCTCCTACCTCGGCGAGGAGGAGGACGCCGACGCCCGGGAGACGCTCCGACTGGTCGAGGCCGCCGGGCGTCGGGGCATCGCGGTACGCGGTGACATCACCGACGAGGCGCACTGCCAGGAGCTGGTCGATCGGGCGGTACGCGACCTGGGCGGCCTCGACATCCTGGTCAACAACGCGGCGTACCAGATGTCGCAGGACAAGGGGATCCTCGGGATCAGCACCGAGCAGTTCGACCGGGTGTTCAAGACCAACCTGTACGCGATGTTCTGGCTCTGCAAGGCCGCCATTCCGCACCTGGCCGAGGGGTCGACGATCATCAACACCGCGTCGATCCAGGCGTTCGACCCGTCGCCGCAGCTGCTGGACTACGCCACCACGAAGGCGGGGATCGCCAACTTCACCAAGGCGCTCGCCGCCGACCTGGCCGAGCAGGGCATCCGGGTCAACGCCGTCGCGCCGGGCCCGGTCTGGACGCCGCTGATCCCGGCGACCATGCCGGAGAAGAAGGTGAAGCAGTTCGGCACCGACACCCCGGAGGGCCGCCCCGGGCAGCCGGCCGAGCTGGCGCCCGCGTACGTCTTCTTCGCCTCACAGGAGTCCAGCTACGTGACGGGCGAGATCCTGGGGGTCACGGGCGGTCGACCCACCAAGTGATCCGCCGCCGGGTGGGTGTTCGCCGGGTGGGTGTTGGCCGGGACGCCCACCCGGCGGTGTCGTGTGTGTCCGCGGCGGGTCTTAGCGCGGCGGGTGTTCGCGGGTGGCGTGTTGTCGTGGGGCGCGGTGGTCAGCGGGGCCAGGCGGCGAAGCGTTCCCGGATCGCGGCGACGTCGGCGGCTCCCAGGCCGTACCGGCCGAAGCGTTGGTCGGAGAGCCGGTCCAGGTAACGGCCAGCGGCGCGCACGTCGTCCGGGTCCAGCGCGGGGTCGACCTGCCGCGCCAGCACCAACAGCTCGGTCACGTCGTAGTGGTCGAGGGCCGCGGCCACGTCGATGAAGTCGCGAACCTCCCGCCGGTTGACCAGCGCCGCGATCTTGTTGGCCACCAGGTCCCGGACGTCCATCACCGGGCCGAGGTCCATGACCACCGGGCTCTGCTGACGGTCCAACCGGGCCAGGCTCAGCCGGATCTGCCGTCCGTCGCGGCTCACCACGAAATCCTTCATGTCCTGCTCGTACCCGTCGAACAGCTCCGCCAGCTCACTGTCCGGGTCGGCGTCGCTGACCACGAACCCGGCCCGCTCCAAAGCCACCCGCACCCCGGTGGACGCCGCCGCCGCGGCGCCCTCCACGTCCGCGAACAGGTCGACGTCCTCCGTCGGCCGGGCAACCAGCCCGTGCGCCGCCCAGGCCACCCCACCACCGAGAACGAACCGGTACGGCCCGGCGGCGCCCAACGCCACCCGGGCGACCTCCCGGTAGAACTCGTGCAGATGAGGCTGGATCACGCCGCGCGCAGGCCGCGGTGCCGGCTCTCCCACGCCTGGCGTACGCCCCGAGGCAGGTTCAGCAGTCGCCACACCCGACGCAGTGTCCGCCCGTTGATCAGAGCGCGCAGATCCTCGGCCCGGGTGGTCTCGCGAAGCACGTTCTCGTACATCCAGAGCAGTTGGTCGGGGTCGCCGAGGTCGAAGGTGCGCTCGGCGTTCCACATCAGCCGTACCGGCAGCTCCACCACACCTCGGGTGGGCCCGGCCAGCTCGGCGAGCGTCCGCGCCACCACAGCGGGGCGACCCGGGCGGGCCAGGTAAGCCACGCCGGTCGCGGTGGGGGAGACGGCCTGCATGGTGTCAGGGTAACGCCCACCGAAGCCGGTGTCGCTCAGGATGATTCCAGGTGGCTGTCCCAGGCGTGTCCGCACACCTCCGTGCGGCGCGCGATGTGTGCCTGGTTCGCGGCATGTGCCTGTTTTGCGCGATCCGCGCGGCCCGGCCGCTTCGTGATCGACTCGGGTTTCAGGAAGTCGGGGTGTCCCGGCGTCCCGGATCCCCCGGTTTTCATGAACCCGAGTGGATCGCCCGGGTGAGGGCCGTTTTGACGCCGCCGGCCTGACGGGGTGTGGGTGGTTTGTCCGGTCAGGGGTGGTTGTGGGGTGTGGCGGGGTGCACCCGTGGGCCGGAATCGTGGCGGGCCCGGGGTCGTTACATCCCCTGACGATCGCAGCACCACCGCCCGGCAGCCCCGATCCGCCGCCCGCCCCGCAGGGTGGTCGCGCAGGTTGGAATGCCAGCCACCGCCCGGTCGTTGCAGTCCCCACGACCGGCCGCAGGCACCGCCCCATGCGGGTGTCGGGCGGTTGGGCCACCCCCG contains these protein-coding regions:
- a CDS encoding SDR family oxidoreductase, with product MSEDQHTQQDPTSQYGGQSGQPGQQQSAPGSTGEMTPRPDHGEESYRGSGKLDGKRALITGGDSGIGRAVAIAFAREGADVLISYLGEEEDADARETLRLVEAAGRRGIAVRGDITDEAHCQELVDRAVRDLGGLDILVNNAAYQMSQDKGILGISTEQFDRVFKTNLYAMFWLCKAAIPHLAEGSTIINTASIQAFDPSPQLLDYATTKAGIANFTKALAADLAEQGIRVNAVAPGPVWTPLIPATMPEKKVKQFGTDTPEGRPGQPAELAPAYVFFASQESSYVTGEILGVTGGRPTK
- a CDS encoding geranylgeranyl reductase family protein; its protein translation is MIVWDLVVVGAGPAGLSAAHAAARAGVSTLVVERAAHPRYKTCGGGLIGTSLAAVRDRIEVPAHDRVDRVTFTRDGRREFTRRHGTPVVTMVRREEFDDRLRAAAVAAGAQVRERVAVRGIEQDPEGVRVRLADGTTIAARAVIGADGSSGVTARHVGVRYRQVDLGLEVEIPVPPAEQERWRGRLLLDWGAMPGSYAWVFPKGDRLTVGVIAARGAGEGTRDYLRRFVDRLGLTGLPAEHDSGHLTRCRAEDSPLRNGRVLVVGDAAGLLEPWSREGISFALRSGELAGAAVADGDLTGYERAVAERLVPEMRAGFRLLDVFTRRPEVFHALLATPPGWRMFVQFCQGRASFDEMLRRRPIRAALAVLDRLSQPSRQATTAHPGS
- a CDS encoding MFS transporter → MSAASTPQPVSAAENRRRWQAVGVGLVAAFMTLLDVSIVNVAVPSIDRALHASSSDLQWILSGYALTFGLALVPAGRFGDARGRRNAFVFGIALFTITSALAGLATSPTWLVIARLLQGAAAGVVNPQVIGLIQQLFHGPERARPFGLLGATIGISTAVGPLLGGLLIAIGGEEHGWRWVFFVNVPVGVLAVILGWRLLPGRPTGQPGWRRLDPVGVLLLGVGVVLVLLPLVQEQQWRTPWKWALIPTGLAVLVAFGLWERRYARHHQPLFDLRLFNLQSYTLGSILALVYFGGFTAIFFIFTLFLQMGLGYSALIAGLAITPFALGSAAAAVLGGRIVNRFGRPLVAIGLLTVVVGLAATVIALHLAPHAPAPWVTAGPLLVAGIGSGLVIAPNQTITLSEVPVGQAGSGAGMLQTGQRIGAAAGIAAVGSLFFSTLADSHGDWTSAFEQSLMLASGIIALALVAALIDIWRTHNHKS
- a CDS encoding nucleotidyl transferase AbiEii/AbiGii toxin family protein, with the protein product MIQPHLHEFYREVARVALGAAGPYRFVLGGGVAWAAHGLVARPTEDVDLFADVEGAAAAASTGVRVALERAGFVVSDADPDSELAELFDGYEQDMKDFVVSRDGRQIRLSLARLDRQQSPVVMDLGPVMDVRDLVANKIAALVNRREVRDFIDVAAALDHYDVTELLVLARQVDPALDPDDVRAAGRYLDRLSDQRFGRYGLGAADVAAIRERFAAWPR
- a CDS encoding bifunctional metallophosphatase/5'-nucleotidase; its protein translation is MTSPTGPSRRQLLVAAAAAATTPLIAAAPAQAAGKPQPRTWDLTLLGTSDTHGNVYNWDYYRDAEYDDSKQNDVGVAKLATLINQIRRERRGKATLVLDAGDTIQGTPLATYYAKQEPITATGEKHPMARAMNIIDYDAVTLGNHEFNYGLPLLDLWTRQLGFPALAANAVNAKTGKPAFLPYVIKKVSLGFAAPTLRVGILGLTNPGVAIWDKGNVEGKLRFDDMIATAAKWVPIMRARGADLVLISAHGGDSGTSSYGPELPNENPVALIAQQVPGIDAILFGHAHNEVVERFVTNERTGTQVLLSEPSKWGQRLTRMDFTLTRERGRWTITKKSATMLNTNTVVEDPKVLAAVRAQHQKTVAYVNQVVAASSVELSAAESRYKDTPILDFINHVQTEVVGAALAGTAYADLPVLSIAAPFSRTAVFPAGDVKIRDVAGLYVYDNTLEAVVLSGAEVRAYLEYSAKFFRTLAPGAPVDPEQISDPAVPDYNYDVFSGVDYDIDIAKPVGQRITRLVLAGTDTAVADNAQFVVAVNNYRRSGGGNFPGIVKTQVYNAQQEIRQLLIDWAQARGAIDPADFFQPNWRLVREGVPVF